The Salvia hispanica cultivar TCC Black 2014 unplaced genomic scaffold, UniMelb_Shisp_WGS_1.0 HiC_scaffold_394, whole genome shotgun sequence DNA segment AGGTCTGTATGCATACATGAAGAATTGTCTTGACTTAGCACAGAAGGCATGTAGAAAAACAAGGGATCCACAAACAGAGCCATTatgcaagaaaacaaaaaaactctgttccattttaacacaatttcacTCCCAGGATCAAGAATTGCTTTCTTGTCTGGTTTTGACCCTTCTGGATAAACCTTAGCCCTACCAAATTTAGGAATCTTGTCTTCACATTTCCATAAATGGGCTGAGTTCTTTAACAATGGGAGTGGCTTATCTAGGTTTTCAGCCCCATTTTTCTCCAAGAAAACTTCAAGATTCCTTTTTTCTTCACTGTGAATCCTAGAAATGGGACTTAACATTTAGCCCCTGATTCAAATTGACACAAAACACAAACAATGTGGTGCAGAAAATCATACAGGGAGAAAACCCTACCTAACTAGTTTCTCCTCCTTGAAATCCATTATAGCAATGTCAAATTCCACTGCAGCAATCTTGAACTGAATCTCTGCAAACAAAAGCTATACACAGAAAAAACCGTTCTTGATTCATAATGACTGTGGCAGAATTGGCAACTGtctttatttaaaattctatggAAGAATCAGTGTGGAAAAAATGGAGACACAAAAAATCCGAAATGTCTTTTTGTGGATGAGGTGGAAACTTTTATTATGGTTGACTACTACCACTAATTCGTCTGCTAGCTGTAAGAATAAATGAGTCTAATGAAAACAGTTGGATATCTTTAACTTATTTGATAGTATTTCC contains these protein-coding regions:
- the LOC125199142 gene encoding probable cyclic nucleotide-gated ion channel 14 isoform X1 codes for the protein MDFKEEKLVRIHSEEKRNLEVFLEKNGAENLDKPLPLLKNSAHLWKCEDKIPKFGRAKVYPEGSKPDKKAILDPGSEIVLKWNRVFLFSCIMALFVDPLFFYMPSVLSQDNSSCMHTDLNLGIIVTCFRTVADAFYLLHVIMKFRISYVSPSSRVFGKGELVMDRNKIAVRYLKSEFLIDFIAALPLPQVSQICFNWESFAKLRPFLFSMFV
- the LOC125199142 gene encoding probable cyclic nucleotide-gated ion channel 14 isoform X2; translated protein: MDFKEEKLVRIHSEEKRNLEVFLEKNGAENLDKPLPLLKNSAHLWKCEDKIPKFGRAKVYPEGSKPDKKAILDPGSEIVLKWNRVFLFSCIMALFVDPLFFYMPSVLSQDNSSCMHTDLNLGIIVTCFRTVADAFYLLHVIMKFRISYVSPSSRVFGKGELVMDRNKIAVRYLKSEFLIDFIAALPLPQHVCVEI